A genome region from Streptomyces sp. NBC_01296 includes the following:
- a CDS encoding dienelactone hydrolase family protein, which translates to MTTMRGQNDPLDDFSRRAVSVDDVSKTVYVAGSGPAVVLMPEMPGISPDVARLARWVRDAGFCVYVPSLFGIDGAYPLAEAAGTIVRRACVSAEFRAFAGGGTSPVVSWLRGLARIAHAERGGPGVGAVGLCFTGNFALTMALEPAVIAPVVNHPSLPLDDPGGLEIGDEDAAAVAERIGRDGLKVLAYRFENDRWCTGRRFAAYRALLGDAFDGRVLPADAAHTNPPPFFRDVVGCAHSVVTAHLVDQEGHPTVQARDEIIAFLADRLGRK; encoded by the coding sequence ATGACAACCATGCGAGGGCAGAACGACCCCTTGGACGACTTCTCGCGGAGAGCCGTCAGCGTCGACGACGTCAGCAAGACCGTGTACGTCGCCGGGTCGGGACCGGCAGTCGTCCTCATGCCCGAGATGCCGGGCATCAGCCCCGACGTCGCACGGCTGGCACGCTGGGTGCGCGACGCCGGCTTCTGCGTGTACGTGCCTTCTCTCTTCGGCATCGACGGTGCCTATCCGCTCGCCGAGGCGGCCGGGACGATCGTCCGGCGCGCCTGTGTCAGCGCCGAGTTCCGGGCGTTCGCCGGCGGCGGCACCAGCCCCGTCGTGTCATGGCTGCGAGGCCTCGCCCGCATCGCGCACGCCGAGCGGGGCGGACCCGGCGTCGGCGCCGTGGGGTTGTGCTTCACCGGCAACTTCGCGTTGACCATGGCGCTCGAACCCGCCGTCATCGCACCCGTGGTCAACCACCCCTCGCTTCCCCTCGACGACCCCGGCGGTCTGGAGATCGGCGACGAAGACGCTGCTGCCGTGGCGGAACGCATCGGGCGGGACGGGCTGAAGGTGCTCGCCTACCGCTTCGAGAACGACAGGTGGTGCACCGGCCGGCGGTTCGCGGCCTACCGGGCGCTGCTCGGCGATGCATTCGACGGCCGCGTCCTGCCGGCCGACGCGGCGCACACGAACCCTCCGCCGTTCTTCCGTGACGTCGTCGGGTGCGCCCACAGCGTCGTCACGGCGCATCTCGTGGACCAGGAAGGTCACCCGACGGTGCAGGCCCGCGACGAGATCATCGCCTTCCTGGCCGACCGGCTCGGGCGGAAATGA
- a CDS encoding GlxA family transcriptional regulator, with protein MSPLRISVLAYPGCFASEVFAVPDLLTMATHVAAAHGTAQPSYETSVVSPRRRVTASGGSAIDVSAVRPADVLIVPGFDAPPTLDLDATLANLRPETAVIRSQAASGTAVVSICVGAFLLAEAGLLQGREATTSWLFADRFARRYADVRVRADELVVTDRGVTTTAAFTAMFDFALHLIREHDGPHIARGTARIALVDDARSTQAPYVDPGLLPAPGSGFSADVKRWLDQNLQARYDLPALALAFGVSTRTMLRRFGDEAGRTPLAYLQAARVRRARHLLETTDRSVAGIAADVGYRDPGTFSGIFARHTGRRPREYRATFRRHDDRGG; from the coding sequence ATGAGTCCGCTGCGCATCAGTGTGCTGGCCTACCCGGGCTGCTTCGCGTCGGAGGTGTTCGCAGTCCCCGACCTGTTGACCATGGCCACTCATGTCGCCGCAGCGCACGGCACGGCGCAGCCGTCGTACGAGACGTCGGTCGTCTCCCCGAGGCGGCGGGTGACCGCGTCCGGCGGGTCCGCCATCGACGTCTCGGCGGTTCGCCCCGCTGACGTTCTGATCGTTCCGGGCTTCGATGCGCCGCCCACGCTCGATCTCGATGCGACGCTCGCGAACCTGAGGCCGGAAACAGCGGTGATCCGGTCACAGGCGGCTTCCGGGACCGCTGTCGTATCGATCTGTGTCGGCGCCTTCCTCCTCGCCGAAGCCGGCCTGCTCCAGGGGCGCGAAGCGACGACGTCCTGGTTGTTCGCCGACCGGTTCGCCCGTCGGTACGCCGACGTGCGTGTCCGAGCGGATGAGCTGGTCGTGACGGACCGCGGTGTGACGACGACCGCGGCCTTCACCGCGATGTTCGACTTCGCGCTGCACCTCATCCGCGAGCACGACGGCCCCCACATCGCCCGCGGCACGGCGCGCATCGCCCTCGTCGACGACGCACGGTCCACGCAGGCTCCGTACGTCGACCCGGGGCTCCTGCCCGCGCCGGGCAGCGGTTTCTCCGCCGACGTCAAGCGGTGGCTCGACCAGAACCTCCAAGCCCGCTACGACCTGCCCGCCCTCGCCCTGGCCTTCGGCGTGAGCACGAGGACCATGCTCCGCCGCTTCGGCGACGAAGCCGGCCGGACGCCCCTCGCTTACCTGCAGGCGGCCCGGGTACGTCGGGCTCGGCACCTGCTGGAGACGACCGACCGGAGCGTCGCGGGCATCGCCGCCGACGTCGGGTACCGCGACCCCGGTACCTTCAGCGGAATCTTTGCCAGACACACCGGCCGGCGGCCGAGGGAGTACCGCGCGACGTTCCGTCGGCACGATGACCGCGGCGGCTGA
- a CDS encoding DUF5995 family protein: protein MTEDATAVAADRVLGVVAELTSRVMRYDAARDPRAVFAYTYFRLSSDLAANLRTNVLAFRTPEWVAELSVSLATAYFTSMDAIDTWRATGPRPRGEVRSADMPESIPKPWRDVYAASTVRHSYVLEEVLFSMMAHMSYDLPLALQALARAGHGELRDHIADFHRMNDLLASSVDVVQDEISARYCRRLHALDRLFTGDDELFTSYGIRVARGMAWFNCDRLRDPRATAGAKGSISRSTAAFIAEFRSPDDWRRRQAFRVLRAVVPSRRRWPPPGTPVEAPLRSV, encoded by the coding sequence ATGACGGAGGACGCCACGGCTGTGGCCGCCGACAGGGTTCTCGGGGTCGTCGCAGAACTGACCTCCCGCGTCATGCGGTACGACGCCGCGCGGGACCCCCGCGCCGTGTTCGCGTACACGTACTTCCGGCTGAGCTCGGACCTCGCCGCGAACCTGCGGACCAACGTGCTGGCTTTCAGGACGCCGGAGTGGGTCGCCGAGCTCTCCGTCTCCCTCGCCACGGCTTACTTCACGTCGATGGACGCCATCGACACCTGGCGGGCCACCGGCCCCCGTCCCCGCGGGGAAGTCCGCTCCGCCGACATGCCGGAGAGCATCCCGAAGCCCTGGCGGGACGTGTACGCCGCCTCGACCGTACGGCACTCCTACGTCCTGGAGGAGGTGCTGTTCTCGATGATGGCCCACATGTCGTACGACCTGCCGCTGGCCCTCCAGGCCCTGGCCCGGGCGGGCCACGGGGAACTCCGCGACCACATCGCCGACTTCCACCGGATGAACGACCTCCTGGCCTCCTCCGTGGACGTGGTCCAGGACGAGATCTCCGCCCGGTACTGCCGTCGACTGCATGCGCTGGACCGCTTGTTCACCGGCGACGACGAACTGTTCACCAGCTACGGGATCCGGGTCGCGCGGGGCATGGCCTGGTTCAACTGCGACAGGCTCCGGGATCCGCGGGCGACCGCCGGGGCGAAGGGCTCCATCAGCAGGTCGACTGCCGCGTTCATCGCCGAGTTCCGCTCGCCGGACGACTGGAGGCGCCGCCAGGCGTTCCGGGTCCTGCGGGCCGTGGTCCCCTCCCGGCGGCGGTGGCCGCCACCGGGCACTCCCGTGGAGGCGCCCCTGCGGTCCGTCTGA